CCTGCAGATGTTGGGCCATTTGTTCCCATATTTCTGAGGTACGAAAGGGTTTGCAAACGAATCCATCGAACCCGTCTTGCAATGCTTGGGTGCGATCGCAATCAAATATATTCGCCGTGAGGGCAATGACAATAGGCGGGTTAGCCGTGGCTTTAATCTGCTTTAGAGCCGTCTTACCATCCATAATAGGCATCTGTAAATCCATCCAAATCAGATGGGGTTGCCATTGCTGATTCTTCTCGATGGCCTCTTGACCATGGATAGCTTCTTGGGTGTCAAAGCCCACGGAAGAGAGTAGATTCACCATTAATTGGCGGTTTTCGAGTTGATCATCGACGACTAAAATTCGCCAAGGTGCTTCATTTGAGGCCAGGTGAACAATGTTGTTATATTGGCACCTGCTCGTTGGGAAAGTGGTTGTCTGGTTCGTTTGAATGGTGCAATAAAAAGTACTGCCTTCGTTTAAGGTACTGGTGACGGTAATGTCCCCCCCCAGCAGTCTGGCAAATTTGCGACTAATGGCCAGGCCGAGTCCGGTGCCTTCTTGGCTTTTTTGGCCTGTGCGGGTTTGCACAAAAGGCGTAAAAATATCTTCTAAAGCTTCGGGATTGATGCCACGACCCGTGTCCTGAACGGTGAACTCCAAACTCATAGAGCTCTCTGCTTTTGGATTCTCAAGGGGACGGACATTCAAGTTGACTTGACCTGTTTGCGTAAACTTAATGGCATTTCCCAGCAGATTAATCAGAATTTGCCGTACTTTGATCGGGTCAGTTTCAATAAAAGGGGGGATGTCAGGATCGTAAGTTGTGGACAGTTCAATCCCTTTGGCATTGGCTTTTAATTGCATCATCGTTTGCAGTGTGTCCAGCAGCTCGATGAGATCGAGGGAGGATGGATGGACAACAATTTGGCCCGCTTCGATTTTAGAAAGCTCTAAGACATCGTTGATCAAGGTGAGCAAATGTTCGCCACTGCGGTTGATGATACCCACATGGTTTTGGTGGACCTCTGCCAGATTCCCTTCACTTTGCAGTAACTGACTAAATCCCAAAATGGCATTGAGGGGGGTGCGGAGTTCATGGCTCATATTGGCGAGGAACTCTGTTTTGGCATAGTTGGCGATTTCAGCTTTTTCTTTGGCGGTTGCTAATTCTGTTGTTCTTTGCGCCACGCGCTTTTCCAGGGTTTGTTGCGCCAGTTTGAGTTTGGTTTGATTGGTATGCAGCTCCTGGGCGATTTGTTTTTGCAGCCGAATGTAATGGCTTAACAACAGGATGGTGATTGAGCCAGAGGCAAAGATGACTGAAATGACAATGATTAAACTTTGATTTTCTTCAAACCAGGACAGGTCTTGATTGATGACCTGACTATCTGGCGGAAGATTATCAAGGGATAGGCCTGCTCGTTTAAGCATTTTGGCATCAAAGACCCACAGGTTTTTTGATTTGAGGATCGGTGGAATTTGATCCACTGATGTTCCTTTAAGAATTTGTAGTGCTAAGGCAACCGCTTGTTGGGCATGGAAATTGCCATCTAATATTTTTCCACCGACAACTCCTGCCCCCATCATGAGAGAAGTATCAACATAAATGGGGTTGGGGATGGTCTGGGCGAGAAGGTTGGAGGCTTTCTTAAAGTCCATTAAAGGCCCTGTAGCAGATTCTTGTCGAAGCTGTCCCAACATGAAAATGGGCCAATGGTCAGGATATTGACCAATTTCTGCGGCAATCTGTTGGGGGACTAGATCGACAATCGTGACGAGTTGTTTGGGAGCCTGGGGGTGAGTCCGCAATTTTTCGATCTGCTTTTGGTTCGCTTTTCCTGATGCAGACGTGTCACTCACAAGAATGACACCGTTGCTTTGGGTTTGGCGCGCGGCTTCTAGTATCGTTTCCTGATTACTGTGGGTTTCATATACTCCCGTCATTCCAGGGCTTCTGAGTAAAGAATGACGAACGTGGTTAATGCCGAAATATACCAGTGGAACTTTGGACAGAAAAATACGGCGATACTCCAGTACCAGATTCAAGCCTGGATCGTCGCCGACCATCAATACATCAATGGAAGTATCTTGATATTTTTGCTGTAAATAGTTCAGATATTCTTGTTTGTGGGGCGCTTGTGGATATCGCTTGAGGTCCAAATACTCGTGAAAGATACGGAGGTTGCGATCGCTTCTTTGAAACCCTTGATCAATCCCCTCTTTTTCTTGTTGGGTCCAGGATAGTTCTGCATGATAGGAATGGATGACGAGGACATTCTTTGTGGCGAATGCAGGGGTACTGATCCCTGCAATTAGCAAACTAATGGGCATCCAAATTGGGCATACAGAGG
The Acaryochloris marina S15 genome window above contains:
- a CDS encoding ATP-binding protein — encoded protein: MTIRQKRLNSLGKLLAKVTQTSVCPIWMPISLLIAGISTPAFATKNVLVIHSYHAELSWTQQEKEGIDQGFQRSDRNLRIFHEYLDLKRYPQAPHKQEYLNYLQQKYQDTSIDVLMVGDDPGLNLVLEYRRIFLSKVPLVYFGINHVRHSLLRSPGMTGVYETHSNQETILEAARQTQSNGVILVSDTSASGKANQKQIEKLRTHPQAPKQLVTIVDLVPQQIAAEIGQYPDHWPIFMLGQLRQESATGPLMDFKKASNLLAQTIPNPIYVDTSLMMGAGVVGGKILDGNFHAQQAVALALQILKGTSVDQIPPILKSKNLWVFDAKMLKRAGLSLDNLPPDSQVINQDLSWFEENQSLIIVISVIFASGSITILLLSHYIRLQKQIAQELHTNQTKLKLAQQTLEKRVAQRTTELATAKEKAEIANYAKTEFLANMSHELRTPLNAILGFSQLLQSEGNLAEVHQNHVGIINRSGEHLLTLINDVLELSKIEAGQIVVHPSSLDLIELLDTLQTMMQLKANAKGIELSTTYDPDIPPFIETDPIKVRQILINLLGNAIKFTQTGQVNLNVRPLENPKAESSMSLEFTVQDTGRGINPEALEDIFTPFVQTRTGQKSQEGTGLGLAISRKFARLLGGDITVTSTLNEGSTFYCTIQTNQTTTFPTSRCQYNNIVHLASNEAPWRILVVDDQLENRQLMVNLLSSVGFDTQEAIHGQEAIEKNQQWQPHLIWMDLQMPIMDGKTALKQIKATANPPIVIALTANIFDCDRTQALQDGFDGFVCKPFRTSEIWEQMAQHLQVEFIQAAHPSALTSADNIVILQDLQHLPPEWQLQLIKASQSLDNPKIEQLLTHIPDQYAPLIQTLTELVRAYRFDLILDALESLNLLSQS